The Flammeovirgaceae bacterium genome contains a region encoding:
- a CDS encoding DUF1573 domain-containing protein, with amino-acid sequence MSRVGLIGLMVLFTASLVAQIAKPVRFTEEIFDFGNIIEEDGPVTHAFSLTNSSDKPVMILSVKPSCGCTTPEWSKEPILPGKTGMVKAQYDPKGRPGYFHKSLTVTTDYDGQPITLYIKGQVVSRNVSSTSSEYQAVSGMLRFRSLSVNLGKVFRKDEFTQRNVDFVNAGDKTITYLDKFDAPAHIRVEVVPKTIQPGQRGEIRMGYNGLKKGLYGFHQDKITLYTDDETQPAKSFTVYATLEDYFVPLSAKELANAPQLYITELNVDVGNIRFKQSAVKEIVFTNVGKSVLEIRNIQGNCSCLEAVVDKENLKPGESGTIKITFTPEDRKGTQTKAVTVYSNDPQNPVQRIMVAGYAE; translated from the coding sequence ATGAGCAGAGTTGGTTTGATAGGATTAATGGTTTTGTTCACCGCATCGCTAGTTGCCCAAATAGCAAAGCCGGTGCGGTTTACTGAAGAAATATTTGACTTTGGCAACATTATAGAGGAAGACGGGCCGGTAACACACGCCTTTTCGCTCACGAATTCTTCCGATAAACCCGTGATGATACTTTCGGTAAAACCGTCCTGCGGGTGCACAACACCGGAGTGGTCGAAAGAGCCAATCCTGCCCGGTAAAACCGGCATGGTAAAAGCACAGTACGACCCCAAGGGGCGGCCCGGGTATTTTCATAAATCCTTAACCGTTACTACTGATTATGATGGGCAGCCGATAACCCTTTACATCAAAGGCCAGGTTGTTTCACGAAACGTATCATCCACCTCTTCAGAGTACCAGGCGGTCAGCGGCATGCTGCGTTTCAGAAGTTTATCGGTTAACCTGGGAAAGGTTTTCAGGAAGGATGAGTTTACCCAGCGCAATGTTGATTTTGTGAATGCTGGCGATAAAACCATAACCTACCTAGATAAATTTGATGCCCCTGCACACATTCGTGTGGAAGTTGTTCCGAAAACCATTCAGCCGGGACAGCGGGGCGAGATCCGGATGGGGTATAACGGATTGAAGAAGGGGCTGTACGGTTTTCATCAGGATAAGATTACGCTTTACACGGATGATGAAACGCAGCCGGCCAAATCGTTTACCGTGTATGCCACACTGGAGGATTACTTTGTTCCGCTTTCAGCGAAAGAACTGGCCAATGCCCCGCAACTATACATCACCGAACTGAATGTGGATGTGGGCAACATCCGGTTCAAACAATCGGCTGTAAAAGAAATTGTGTTTACCAATGTGGGAAAGTCGGTTTTGGAGATACGCAACATCCAGGGTAATTGTTCGTGTCTGGAGGCCGTAGTTGATAAAGAAAACCTGAAGCCGGGCGAGAGCGGTACGATAAAAATTACGTTTACTCCGGAAGATCGGAAAGGAACCCAAACCAAAGCCGTAACGGTGTATTCCAACGACCCGCAAAATCCGGTGCAACGGATTATGGTGGCGGGGTATGCAGAGTAA
- a CDS encoding acyl-CoA dehydrogenase family protein produces MVSHTAEAKARKSLKQDTFDHPDFYALDSLLTEEHKLIRSSIRDFVKREISPYIEDWAQRAHFPYEIVKKFGEIGAFGPTLPVEYGCGGLDYISYGLIMQEIERGDSGMRSTASVQGSLVMYPIYKFGNEQQRKKYLPKLASGEWLGCFGLTEPDHGSNPSGMVTNFKDMGDHYLLNGAKMWISNSPKADIAVVWAKNEQGRIHGLIVERGMPGFTTPETHGKWSLRASTTGELVFDNVKVPKDNLLPGKNGLGAPMMCLDSARYGIAWGAIGAAMDCYESARKYALERIQFGKPIASFQLVQKKLAEMLTEITKAQLLNWRLGTLMNEGKATTAQISLAKRNNVHVALEIAREARQIHGGMGITGEYPIMRHMANLESVITYEGTHDIHLLILGKEITGIQAFV; encoded by the coding sequence ATGGTATCGCATACTGCCGAAGCAAAAGCCAGGAAATCCCTGAAACAGGATACGTTCGACCACCCCGATTTTTATGCACTTGATTCATTGCTTACCGAAGAGCATAAGCTCATTCGCAGTTCCATACGCGATTTCGTAAAACGCGAAATCAGTCCGTATATCGAAGACTGGGCGCAACGTGCGCATTTTCCGTACGAAATCGTGAAGAAATTCGGGGAGATTGGCGCATTTGGCCCTACCCTGCCGGTGGAATATGGCTGTGGCGGACTGGATTACATCTCCTATGGGCTCATTATGCAGGAGATTGAGCGTGGCGACAGCGGCATGCGGTCAACCGCATCGGTGCAGGGCTCGCTGGTAATGTATCCCATTTACAAGTTTGGCAATGAACAACAGCGAAAGAAATATCTACCAAAACTCGCTTCAGGCGAATGGCTCGGATGTTTCGGGTTGACCGAACCCGACCATGGTTCCAACCCATCGGGCATGGTAACCAACTTTAAAGACATGGGCGACCATTACCTGCTGAATGGCGCCAAGATGTGGATTTCCAATTCACCCAAGGCTGACATTGCGGTAGTTTGGGCCAAGAACGAACAGGGCCGCATCCACGGTTTGATTGTTGAACGCGGCATGCCCGGATTTACCACACCCGAAACACACGGCAAGTGGTCGCTGCGGGCCAGCACTACCGGTGAACTGGTTTTTGATAATGTAAAAGTGCCGAAGGATAACCTGCTGCCCGGCAAGAACGGCCTGGGCGCACCGATGATGTGCCTCGACTCGGCCCGCTACGGCATTGCGTGGGGAGCCATTGGTGCAGCTATGGATTGTTATGAGTCGGCACGGAAGTATGCACTGGAGCGCATCCAGTTCGGCAAACCGATTGCCTCTTTCCAGCTTGTTCAGAAAAAACTGGCCGAGATGCTTACCGAAATCACCAAAGCACAATTATTGAACTGGCGACTGGGAACGTTAATGAATGAAGGCAAAGCCACCACCGCGCAGATATCGTTAGCGAAACGGAACAATGTACACGTTGCGCTCGAAATTGCTCGCGAGGCACGCCAGATACATGGTGGTATGGGCATTACCGGTGAATACCCCATCATGCGCCACATGGCCAACCTCGAATCGGTAATTACCTACGAGGGCACGCACGACATTCACTTGTTGATTTTAGGCAAGGAGATTACGGGCATTCAGGCGTTTGTGTAA
- a CDS encoding tryptophan 2,3-dioxygenase yields MGQDLSAYLDGLLYSDYLTYWDYIHLDTLLSLQNPKTRFKDETVFIVYHQITELYFRLVLWEIEQIASAANLNEKFFTERLDRIIRYFRHLENSFDIMVDGMEKDQFLKFRMALLPASGFQSAQYRFIEICSTDMINLVSIADRPTVKNPEDVEEVVKKLYWRSGATELATGKKTLTLRQFEEKYMNEFRRLGDQYRNTNLLKLYQRNFKGNTEVINRLRDFDTLANVLWPLAHMKSAGRYLQKDPEDIKATGGTNWQKYLPPRFQKIIFFPELWTEQEKAEWGKAAFVR; encoded by the coding sequence ATGGGCCAGGATTTATCGGCCTACCTGGATGGCCTGCTCTATTCGGATTACCTTACCTATTGGGATTACATCCACCTCGATACCCTGCTAAGCCTGCAAAACCCCAAGACCCGGTTTAAAGATGAAACCGTCTTTATCGTCTACCACCAGATTACCGAATTGTATTTCCGCCTGGTGTTGTGGGAGATTGAGCAAATTGCTTCAGCAGCAAACCTGAATGAAAAATTTTTTACCGAACGCCTGGATCGCATCATCCGCTATTTCCGCCACCTGGAAAACTCCTTCGATATTATGGTTGACGGCATGGAGAAGGATCAGTTTTTGAAGTTCCGCATGGCGCTCCTTCCGGCAAGTGGCTTCCAATCGGCCCAATACCGGTTTATCGAAATCTGTTCAACCGATATGATAAACCTGGTGAGCATTGCCGACCGGCCAACTGTTAAAAACCCTGAAGATGTTGAGGAGGTAGTTAAAAAATTATACTGGCGCAGCGGTGCTACCGAACTGGCCACCGGAAAGAAGACTTTAACCCTGCGGCAATTCGAAGAAAAGTACATGAATGAGTTTCGCAGACTTGGCGATCAGTACCGCAACACTAATTTACTGAAACTTTATCAGCGCAACTTTAAAGGCAATACCGAGGTGATTAATCGCCTGCGCGACTTTGATACGCTGGCCAATGTGTTGTGGCCGCTGGCCCATATGAAATCAGCCGGTCGTTACCTGCAAAAAGATCCGGAGGATATTAAAGCTACCGGTGGCACCAACTGGCAAAAATACCTTCCACCCCGGTTTCAAAAGATCATATTCTTCCCTGAATTATGGACCGAACAAGAGAAAGCCGAGTGGGGCAAGGCAGCTTTTGTGCGGTAG
- a CDS encoding toxin-antitoxin system YwqK family antitoxin produces the protein MKALILLKVLLVLSAGAFAQGFTRQTWHDPEKKNLKEVFVVKDTVRNVMHGRYTSYFVNGNIESKGFFANNETTGVWEFFYESGNLKMRGALRNNTNFGHWEYFYESGTKSMEGTVNGKSREGDWTMYYENGSIKDTGSYKNNQRTGVWKSFYEDGVLKSEGDYTDDYGRCTEYYHSGKVAGEGPKSGTKPVGHWRYYSEKDGTLQSEGDYENGKKQGLWITYFPSGRIAAQGTYTDGEPEGQWEYYFEDGSVSSSGEFVGGQKNGYWVSQAKDGKKISEVTFVSGRGEYREYYPSGKLKVTGLVVDNKREGLWNFFYEDGKKEGECEYLNSKGIYKGYYPNGALQTKGELNDDVRVGTWEIYEPDGTLTGYYKPFYDQKKLSNEIVSLSQRKTVARKANRFTYFDERTNEFRGVIIGGNPMFMFAGRLPLAVEFYSQERLGHEFEFVGIRDPFFTADDKIAPNKLFERGYSMAIRQKFYNPIKAGMWYFGHEIRFTNVGHFINQEVAPGSIVTFSSSEQRIQYGIVLGYRVMQRNNAGGFTLDVFLSGNLGYRNFDAPPGNEQYFSDVNQQSLAGTLNVGLNFGNIFSQ, from the coding sequence GTGAAGGCGTTGATCTTACTTAAGGTGTTGCTGGTACTATCGGCCGGTGCTTTTGCCCAGGGCTTTACGCGGCAAACCTGGCACGACCCGGAGAAAAAGAACCTGAAAGAAGTGTTTGTGGTAAAAGATACCGTGCGTAATGTGATGCACGGACGCTATACCTCGTACTTCGTTAATGGCAATATTGAATCGAAAGGGTTTTTTGCCAATAACGAAACTACAGGAGTTTGGGAATTCTTTTATGAATCGGGCAACCTTAAAATGCGCGGGGCTTTGCGAAACAATACCAACTTTGGGCATTGGGAGTATTTTTATGAAAGCGGCACCAAAAGCATGGAAGGCACCGTAAACGGAAAAAGTCGTGAAGGCGACTGGACGATGTATTATGAAAACGGGTCGATAAAAGATACAGGAAGTTATAAAAACAACCAGCGTACCGGGGTATGGAAATCATTTTATGAAGATGGTGTTCTGAAAAGCGAAGGCGATTATACCGATGATTACGGTCGCTGTACGGAATACTACCATTCCGGAAAAGTAGCCGGTGAAGGACCCAAGTCGGGCACCAAACCGGTTGGGCACTGGCGCTATTATTCTGAGAAGGATGGTACACTGCAAAGTGAAGGCGATTATGAAAACGGCAAGAAGCAGGGCTTGTGGATTACATACTTTCCTTCAGGAAGAATTGCCGCACAAGGAACGTATACCGATGGCGAACCCGAGGGTCAGTGGGAATATTATTTCGAAGATGGAAGCGTAAGTTCATCGGGCGAGTTTGTTGGCGGGCAAAAAAACGGATACTGGGTCTCGCAGGCGAAAGATGGAAAGAAGATCAGCGAAGTAACCTTTGTCAGCGGAAGGGGAGAATACCGGGAATATTACCCCAGCGGGAAATTAAAAGTTACCGGACTGGTAGTAGATAATAAACGCGAGGGGCTATGGAATTTTTTTTATGAAGACGGTAAAAAAGAAGGTGAATGCGAGTACCTAAATAGCAAAGGAATATACAAAGGCTATTATCCCAATGGGGCACTTCAAACAAAAGGCGAACTGAACGATGACGTGCGGGTGGGCACCTGGGAAATTTATGAACCCGATGGTACGCTTACGGGATACTATAAACCTTTTTACGACCAGAAAAAGTTAAGCAACGAGATTGTTTCTTTAAGCCAGCGTAAAACAGTAGCCCGCAAGGCAAACCGCTTTACCTACTTTGATGAACGTACCAACGAATTTCGCGGGGTAATCATTGGCGGAAACCCAATGTTTATGTTTGCCGGGCGGCTGCCGCTGGCTGTGGAATTTTATTCGCAGGAACGCCTGGGGCACGAATTTGAGTTTGTAGGCATTCGCGATCCATTCTTTACGGCTGACGATAAAATTGCACCCAATAAATTGTTTGAACGGGGCTATTCCATGGCTATCCGCCAGAAATTCTATAATCCTATAAAAGCCGGAATGTGGTATTTCGGTCATGAAATCCGGTTTACCAATGTAGGCCACTTTATAAATCAGGAAGTAGCACCCGGCAGCATCGTCACATTCAGTTCATCGGAACAACGCATTCAGTATGGTATTGTTTTGGGCTACCGGGTTATGCAGCGCAATAATGCGGGTGGGTTTACATTAGATGTTTTTCTTTCCGGCAATCTGGGCTACCGCAACTTTGATGCTCCCCCCGGTAATGAACAATACTTCAGTGATGTCAATCAGCAATCGCTGGCCGGCACGCTTAACGTTGGTCTCAATTTCGGTAACATTTTCTCGCAGTGA
- a CDS encoding FAD-binding protein — translation MQTNELILTPEEAFRPELFQQVLYDRLGIQPGGEFWVRPVKRSIDARGKKVVVRVVCEIIPTTRKEEKFHPDYPDVRKAGQVVIVGSGPAGLFAALRLIELGIKPVVIERGSDVRKRRRDLAAINKNHIVNPESNYCFGEGGAGTYSDGKLYTRSKKRGDVQRILKILVAHGARNDILFDAHPHIGTNKLPALVEAIRKTIIQAGGEIHFDTKAVDFTISGDTIKGVVLASQEVVKGEAVILATGHSARDIYELLHRRKIALEVKPFALGVRIEHPQELIDQIQYHCSGVRDPYLPASSYSLVHQAVVNGKQRGVFSFCMCPGGFIVPAATTPGEVVVNGMSPSRRDSRFANSGIVVAVEPPDFRRYASFGPLAGMYFQAEIEKQACQVAGNTQTAPAQRLLDFLNGRVSDTLNDTSYQPGLAAVDLKAVLPDFISEALKQGLKNFGAKMKGYLTNGAQLVGVESRTSAPVRIPRNELFQHPQVKGLYPCGEGAGYAGGIISAAMDGERCAEAIYQALNGTNRMYQPDNFTA, via the coding sequence ATGCAAACCAACGAGCTTATCCTTACCCCGGAAGAGGCCTTTCGGCCCGAACTTTTTCAACAGGTGTTGTATGATCGATTGGGTATTCAACCGGGTGGTGAGTTTTGGGTACGTCCTGTAAAGCGTTCCATCGATGCGCGTGGAAAAAAAGTGGTTGTGCGGGTGGTGTGTGAGATTATACCAACAACCCGTAAAGAAGAAAAATTTCATCCGGATTATCCTGATGTTCGAAAAGCCGGGCAGGTGGTCATCGTAGGTTCCGGACCGGCCGGGCTCTTTGCGGCCTTACGGTTGATTGAATTGGGAATAAAGCCCGTGGTGATCGAACGGGGAAGCGATGTACGCAAACGCAGAAGGGATTTAGCCGCCATTAACAAAAACCATATTGTTAACCCCGAGTCGAACTATTGTTTTGGCGAAGGCGGTGCCGGCACTTACTCCGATGGTAAACTGTACACCCGCTCAAAAAAGCGCGGTGATGTGCAGCGTATCCTGAAGATCCTTGTTGCCCATGGCGCCCGTAACGATATTCTTTTTGATGCCCATCCGCACATTGGCACAAATAAACTTCCTGCGTTGGTAGAGGCCATCCGCAAAACCATTATACAGGCCGGTGGTGAAATTCATTTTGATACGAAGGCGGTGGACTTTACTATTTCAGGTGATACAATTAAAGGTGTCGTTTTGGCTTCGCAGGAAGTGGTAAAGGGAGAGGCAGTTATTCTTGCTACCGGCCATTCCGCCCGCGACATTTACGAGTTACTTCACAGAAGGAAAATTGCCCTGGAAGTTAAACCCTTTGCCCTGGGTGTACGGATTGAGCATCCGCAGGAGTTGATCGATCAGATACAATATCATTGTAGTGGTGTACGTGATCCGTATTTGCCGGCAAGTTCCTATTCGTTGGTGCATCAGGCCGTAGTAAATGGCAAACAGCGGGGTGTATTCTCGTTTTGCATGTGCCCGGGAGGTTTTATTGTACCGGCAGCCACAACACCAGGTGAAGTAGTAGTAAACGGGATGAGTCCCTCCAGGCGCGATTCGCGGTTTGCCAATTCGGGTATAGTGGTGGCAGTTGAACCACCGGATTTCAGGCGGTATGCCTCATTCGGGCCTTTGGCGGGTATGTACTTTCAGGCTGAAATCGAAAAGCAAGCCTGTCAGGTAGCCGGCAATACCCAAACTGCCCCGGCACAGCGGCTTTTGGATTTTCTGAATGGAAGAGTTTCAGACACATTAAATGACACTTCGTATCAACCCGGTCTTGCAGCGGTTGATCTCAAAGCCGTATTACCCGATTTTATTTCGGAAGCCCTGAAACAAGGCTTGAAAAATTTTGGAGCAAAAATGAAAGGCTACCTGACCAACGGGGCACAACTGGTAGGTGTGGAGAGTCGTACATCAGCACCGGTGCGTATTCCGCGCAACGAACTCTTTCAGCATCCACAGGTAAAGGGTTTGTACCCTTGTGGCGAAGGGGCCGGTTATGCAGGGGGCATTATTTCGGCAGCAATGGATGGCGAGCGGTGTGCCGAAGCGATTTACCAGGCGCTGAATGGAACAAACCGAATGTATCAACCAGATAACTTTACGGCATGA
- a CDS encoding CoA-binding protein: MNSKKTVIIGASTNPSRYAYLAAEMLTEYGHEIVPVGIKKGEVFGKQILDIRQQPKVPDVDTITLYIGPQHQPEWYSYILALKPARVIFNPGTENTELEKLLTQQGIHPVYGCTLVMLRTGQY; this comes from the coding sequence ATGAACAGCAAGAAAACCGTTATCATCGGGGCTTCAACAAATCCTTCGCGGTATGCCTACCTGGCAGCCGAAATGCTTACGGAATATGGCCATGAAATTGTTCCGGTTGGAATTAAAAAGGGCGAGGTTTTCGGCAAGCAAATCCTTGACATTCGCCAGCAGCCAAAGGTGCCGGATGTTGATACCATAACCCTTTATATTGGTCCGCAGCATCAGCCGGAATGGTACAGCTATATTTTGGCGTTAAAACCAGCCCGGGTAATTTTTAATCCGGGTACTGAAAACACCGAACTCGAAAAACTGTTAACGCAGCAGGGTATTCACCCTGTTTATGGATGCACGCTGGTTATGTTGCGCACAGGGCAATATTAA
- a CDS encoding nuclear transport factor 2 family protein: MNKAILVFLIITLAFNPALSQGKSKSKSSASANDELVIKSLIEKETKAFFEIDYTTWADCWIKAPYAFWSFADTTDVNSFTGWEAINKGFANYFKTSKPSKAKIERTWRDIRIYGNGAYARFTQHVSDDTERPPQEEVRVLEKINGQWKIVCVSVIAVQKENQPVR; encoded by the coding sequence ATGAACAAAGCAATTCTGGTTTTTCTGATTATTACCCTTGCCTTCAATCCGGCACTTAGCCAGGGCAAGAGCAAAAGCAAAAGTTCCGCATCTGCCAATGATGAATTGGTTATCAAGTCGCTGATTGAAAAGGAGACGAAGGCCTTTTTTGAAATTGATTACACCACCTGGGCCGATTGCTGGATAAAGGCACCTTACGCCTTCTGGTCGTTTGCCGACACTACCGATGTAAATTCATTTACCGGCTGGGAAGCGATTAACAAAGGCTTTGCCAACTATTTTAAAACCTCAAAACCATCAAAGGCAAAGATTGAGAGAACGTGGCGGGATATCCGCATTTATGGGAATGGCGCCTATGCCCGCTTTACCCAACACGTAAGCGATGATACCGAAAGACCACCACAGGAAGAAGTGCGGGTGCTGGAAAAAATAAACGGACAATGGAAGATTGTTTGCGTTTCGGTAATTGCCGTGCAGAAAGAAAACCAGCCCGTCCGGTGA
- a CDS encoding polyphosphate kinase 2 family protein, whose product MLSDDKLLKIKDFLVKPGKKVKLKDWSTKYRGKELNKRDAEALLDFGRRHLAEIQDKLYAHNQYSVLIIFQAMDAAGKDGAVKHIMSGFNPLGVKVYSFKAPNSTELDHDFFWRHNLAMPARGEIAIHNRSHYENVLVTKVHPEWILNENIPGVDSIKDIDKKFWENRYKQINRFEKNLAQNGTIIMKFFLHVSKKEQKKRFMERIDDPSKNWKFSLSDLKERAFWDDYQQAYEDVFNNTSKEHAPWYIIPADDKWYARLAIAFIIYRQFEQLKLSYPTVTEAQKQELQKAKMHLMAENGAGGNGKEKKKGTGKENRKKEIYKKTKAEATA is encoded by the coding sequence ATGCTGTCAGATGATAAGCTGCTAAAAATCAAGGATTTTTTAGTAAAACCCGGAAAAAAGGTAAAACTGAAGGACTGGAGTACGAAATATAGGGGCAAGGAATTAAATAAGCGCGATGCCGAAGCCTTGCTTGATTTCGGCCGCAGGCACCTGGCCGAAATACAGGATAAGCTCTATGCCCACAATCAATACAGTGTGCTCATCATTTTCCAGGCTATGGATGCGGCCGGAAAAGACGGTGCCGTAAAACACATTATGTCGGGTTTTAACCCGCTGGGTGTAAAAGTGTATAGTTTTAAGGCCCCCAATTCTACCGAACTTGATCATGATTTTTTCTGGCGCCATAACCTGGCCATGCCGGCACGGGGTGAAATAGCCATCCATAACCGGTCGCACTACGAAAATGTGCTGGTAACCAAGGTGCATCCGGAGTGGATATTAAATGAAAATATACCGGGGGTCGATTCGATTAAAGACATCGATAAAAAATTCTGGGAAAACCGGTATAAACAAATCAACCGGTTTGAAAAAAACCTGGCGCAAAACGGCACCATCATCATGAAGTTCTTTCTGCATGTTTCCAAGAAAGAGCAGAAGAAACGATTTATGGAGCGGATTGATGATCCGTCAAAGAACTGGAAATTTTCGCTCTCTGATTTAAAAGAACGGGCCTTCTGGGATGATTACCAGCAGGCTTATGAAGATGTGTTTAATAACACATCAAAAGAACATGCACCCTGGTATATCATTCCTGCTGATGATAAGTGGTATGCCCGGTTGGCTATAGCTTTTATTATCTATCGCCAGTTTGAACAACTTAAGTTGAGTTACCCCACGGTTACGGAAGCGCAGAAGCAGGAACTGCAGAAAGCCAAAATGCACCTGATGGCCGAGAACGGAGCGGGCGGTAATGGCAAAGAGAAGAAAAAGGGTACGGGTAAAGAAAACAGGAAGAAGGAAATTTATAAGAAAACCAAGGCCGAGGCAACGGCCTGA
- a CDS encoding leucine-rich repeat domain-containing protein, whose amino-acid sequence MLRYLLIVVINTLCLSLAGQPSYPVFQSKADSVKYATLQNLINSYFTPARNLEPRDQRTLDSLLTKHAELRSRIIGYKTTYLKHPDFIDYSELENGNTSPERIVKLSYTKKSRKLPAVITRCTSLTKLEILNSSITKLPARLRKLKKLQTVYVYNNSAKLKLARNTTITGLLIRGTEGRFIPTSFKKLTALDSLDLSKNIGLNRFPDVSRNKQLRKLLLIENRITLTDLKASKTNPALRELYLQRNAIGNVPATVGRFTGLQKLLFNYNPITEVDQAIGQLKNLEEISFYQNDLTEIPAGIFNLKNLRVIDLYFNQIEKIPPDLGNLTNLQILYLSNNRITSLPETIGQLKNLQELYLHNNRLSYLPEQTKELRQLQVLRINDNLFTTFPEPVLALTQLENLDLSGNTLRQFPLELQHFSKLKILVLINNHWENPADMELVCKTLASQGTIIHQ is encoded by the coding sequence ATGCTCAGGTACCTGCTTATAGTTGTTATCAATACCCTGTGTTTATCTCTGGCCGGCCAGCCTTCCTACCCGGTATTTCAATCGAAGGCTGACTCCGTAAAGTATGCCACCCTGCAGAACTTAATTAACAGCTACTTTACGCCCGCCAGAAACCTGGAACCACGGGATCAACGTACACTTGACAGTCTGTTGACCAAACACGCAGAACTCCGTTCAAGAATAATAGGCTATAAGACCACTTACCTGAAGCATCCGGACTTTATTGATTATTCAGAACTGGAAAATGGTAATACCTCGCCTGAAAGGATTGTAAAACTTAGCTACACAAAAAAGAGCAGAAAATTGCCGGCCGTAATTACCCGTTGTACCAGCCTTACTAAGCTGGAGATTCTTAATTCATCCATAACAAAGCTACCGGCCCGCTTGCGCAAACTTAAAAAGCTACAAACTGTTTATGTGTATAACAACAGCGCTAAACTTAAACTGGCTCGTAATACTACCATTACCGGCCTGTTGATTCGCGGTACGGAAGGAAGATTTATACCAACATCCTTCAAAAAACTTACGGCACTCGATTCACTTGATTTATCAAAGAACATCGGGCTTAACAGATTTCCGGATGTGAGCCGGAACAAGCAATTAAGAAAATTACTTTTGATTGAAAACCGGATTACGCTGACCGATCTGAAAGCCAGCAAAACAAACCCTGCTCTACGCGAGCTATACCTGCAACGAAATGCTATTGGCAACGTTCCGGCCACGGTAGGCCGTTTTACCGGTTTGCAAAAGCTTTTATTCAACTACAATCCGATTACGGAAGTTGATCAGGCCATCGGCCAATTGAAAAACCTGGAGGAAATCTCCTTTTATCAGAACGATTTGACCGAAATCCCAGCCGGTATATTCAACTTAAAAAACCTGCGGGTTATTGATTTATATTTCAATCAGATCGAAAAAATTCCGCCTGATTTAGGAAACTTAACCAACCTGCAAATACTGTATCTTTCAAACAACCGGATAACCTCACTACCCGAAACCATCGGGCAGTTAAAAAACCTGCAGGAACTCTATCTACATAACAACCGATTGAGCTACCTGCCTGAGCAGACAAAAGAACTAAGACAATTACAGGTGCTGCGGATAAACGATAACCTGTTCACCACTTTTCCGGAACCCGTGCTGGCTTTAACTCAACTTGAAAACCTGGATTTATCCGGTAATACCCTAAGGCAGTTTCCTCTTGAATTGCAGCACTTTTCTAAACTGAAAATACTGGTTCTGATAAATAATCATTGGGAAAACCCCGCTGATATGGAATTGGTTTGTAAAACCCTTGCCTCGCAGGGAACGATCATTCATCAGTAA